In one Candidatus Planktophila vernalis genomic region, the following are encoded:
- a CDS encoding SRPBCC family protein, translating into MRKTLEDKATILDSGNRWLVGAQIVINAPASEIFAIVSNPKMHPQIDGSKMVKGGITGPDHLKMGDTFYMRMSIGIPYVMRNKVVEYKHNEVIGWRPLARNIWRYELKPISANSTLVTQWMDGRNAPKLLMKREIRWAAKAIAKTLVNLKKIVERH; encoded by the coding sequence GTGAGGAAAACTTTGGAAGATAAGGCAACGATCCTCGATTCGGGGAATAGATGGCTAGTAGGGGCTCAGATTGTTATCAATGCTCCTGCATCTGAAATCTTTGCAATTGTTTCTAATCCCAAAATGCATCCACAGATTGATGGGTCCAAGATGGTGAAGGGCGGTATTACTGGTCCCGATCACCTCAAAATGGGAGATACTTTTTATATGCGCATGAGTATCGGAATTCCTTATGTGATGCGCAATAAAGTTGTCGAGTACAAGCACAATGAAGTGATTGGCTGGAGACCCCTTGCTCGCAATATCTGGAGATATGAACTTAAGCCCATTAGCGCTAATTCAACTCTGGTAACTCAATGGATGGATGGACGTAATGCGCCCAAATTACTCATGAAACGCGAGATTCGATGGGCAGCTAAGGCAATCGCTAAGACGCTGGTTAATCTAAAGAAGATCGTTGAGCGTCACTGA
- a CDS encoding GNAT family N-acetyltransferase — MELVITIEESLTDELAQILQAHWLFCTSSTPIEHVYALDASKLFSPDITVFGARIDGELVGVGAIRKLDAHHAELKSMHTLAKSRGSGVGKAMVAHIEDFARSSGIERMSLETGTNEAFKPARELYKSLGYNSCDAFGDYVLSEDNMCMTKLI, encoded by the coding sequence GTGGAGCTAGTCATCACGATTGAAGAATCACTGACTGATGAATTGGCGCAGATACTTCAAGCGCACTGGCTTTTTTGTACTTCCTCCACCCCTATCGAGCATGTATATGCGCTGGATGCCTCCAAGTTGTTTTCGCCAGATATCACGGTGTTCGGTGCTCGTATTGATGGAGAGCTTGTCGGCGTAGGTGCCATTAGAAAACTAGATGCACATCATGCAGAGCTTAAATCTATGCACACCTTGGCTAAATCCAGAGGATCAGGTGTTGGAAAAGCGATGGTTGCTCATATAGAAGATTTTGCAAGAAGTAGCGGTATTGAACGAATGAGCCTTGAAACAGGAACGAATGAGGCTTTCAAACCGGCACGTGAACTCTATAAGTCTCTGGGATACAACAGTTGCGATGCCTTTGGCGACTATGTCCTAAGCGAAGACAACATGTGTATGACCAAATTAATTTGA
- a CDS encoding DoxX family protein: MNSAHSILSIVLAVLCTASAIGDFLKLPSVMKAAETVGCPPNLCNILGLIKLLAAVGLIVGFAIKEIGIAAAVGLSIYFVLAVGAHLRVKDYFKGILPAIVMLAISTATLATSL; encoded by the coding sequence ATGAATTCAGCCCACTCGATCCTCAGCATCGTCCTTGCGGTTCTTTGTACAGCATCGGCAATCGGAGACTTTCTCAAGCTACCGAGCGTTATGAAAGCCGCTGAAACAGTTGGCTGTCCACCCAACCTCTGCAACATTCTCGGCTTGATCAAATTGTTGGCAGCTGTCGGATTGATCGTCGGTTTTGCTATCAAAGAAATCGGGATCGCTGCCGCAGTCGGGTTGTCGATCTACTTCGTCCTTGCAGTTGGTGCTCACCTTCGCGTAAAAGATTACTTTAAGGGAATCCTGCCTGCCATCGTGATGCTCGCAATCAGCACTGCAACTCTTGCAACTTCCCTTTGA
- a CDS encoding nuclear transport factor 2 family protein — protein sequence MLIYSSIVEKLVRKTFLAVQNHNYEEVLKGVSSTNLTHRFAGPNSLGGIRHDKEAMSRWFKRVGTVLPNLKFEVTSVLVQGGPWNTTVIARWVATCNLENGEPYVNPGIHVIKLRWGKAYDFDVYEDTFAVTAGLEKQAKSGIAEASAPQIVS from the coding sequence ATGCTTATTTACAGTTCAATCGTTGAGAAATTGGTACGTAAAACATTTCTTGCCGTCCAAAATCACAATTATGAAGAAGTGTTAAAGGGTGTGTCCTCTACCAACCTCACCCATCGTTTTGCAGGTCCTAACTCACTGGGTGGCATCCGACATGACAAAGAAGCTATGAGTCGATGGTTCAAACGAGTAGGGACTGTGCTGCCAAATCTTAAGTTTGAGGTAACAAGTGTTTTAGTTCAAGGAGGGCCATGGAACACAACAGTTATTGCCCGATGGGTAGCAACCTGCAATCTTGAAAATGGAGAACCTTACGTAAATCCTGGAATCCATGTAATCAAACTGCGCTGGGGCAAGGCATATGACTTCGATGTTTATGAAGATACTTTTGCGGTTACAGCAGGGCTAGAGAAACAAGCAAAGTCGGGAATTGCAGAAGCTAGTGCTCCCCAAATTGTGAGCTAA
- a CDS encoding DinB family protein has protein sequence MTIGLERLLAHMAWANQKTIAHLQTLPEASLGSFATNPEWHAAEIIYHIVDSADHYAFRISGIPALTKPGEPCIDDVKVFADLTRLKEQAAIVDKALLECVKLEDIQIEFKNYEDKMVKRWRSTILSQAIHHATEHRAQLASALEAKGFKPVDLDELDLWAFEIETSSS, from the coding sequence ATGACTATTGGACTTGAACGCCTTCTGGCACACATGGCATGGGCAAATCAGAAAACTATTGCCCACCTGCAAACACTTCCCGAAGCCTCCCTTGGTTCTTTTGCAACCAACCCTGAATGGCATGCTGCAGAGATTATTTATCACATTGTTGATTCAGCTGATCACTATGCATTTCGAATCAGCGGGATACCGGCACTTACTAAACCAGGGGAGCCTTGCATTGATGATGTGAAAGTGTTTGCAGACCTCACGCGACTTAAAGAGCAAGCAGCGATTGTGGACAAAGCCTTACTTGAATGCGTGAAGTTAGAGGATATTCAGATTGAGTTTAAGAACTATGAAGACAAAATGGTGAAAAGGTGGCGCTCAACCATCCTTTCACAAGCAATACATCACGCCACTGAGCATCGAGCTCAGTTGGCATCTGCCCTAGAAGCAAAAGGATTTAAGCCAGTGGATCTAGATGAGTTAGATCTGTGGGCTTTTGAGATTGAGACTTCAAGCTCCTAA
- a CDS encoding helix-turn-helix transcriptional regulator, whose translation MSRNPEEPVYNRIEEARAALGLSRQDLADKAGVHYQTIGYLEREEYSPSLVLAIRIAKSLNQEVSELFSLTPFKKGK comes from the coding sequence ATGAGTCGCAATCCTGAAGAACCGGTCTATAACCGTATTGAAGAAGCACGTGCCGCCTTGGGCCTATCTAGGCAAGATCTAGCCGATAAAGCTGGCGTGCACTACCAAACCATTGGCTACCTAGAACGTGAGGAATACAGCCCCTCACTTGTTCTAGCTATCCGAATTGCTAAATCACTTAACCAAGAGGTTTCAGAGCTGTTTTCACTGACCCCCTTTAAGAAAGGAAAGTAA
- a CDS encoding DUF418 domain-containing protein, which produces MGLNSDQGARGEWTQGFANGAATLLIAALFTGKFYLLFSFLFGYSSSYVIRNDRANRPRWIKRCIVLIVFGALHFTFLWHGDIIFLYGLFGLLLTFFFFRAEKTLKIWFRIIFSTSTIFIVLIGALTFISEFLLEEDLGTSTVSTLDEILQGGTFLESIPARLEVWLLSISAGIFLQGGLAFAAFLLGVRLARSSFLSSPLDKAANLKLMKKGLFLGLPIQIIAAVILLRNEQAAEPSESIYLISLFVSFVTAPLLSMFYVGLIRKLVEERPRLVLWMKPAGKMSLTIYISQSVITSLIFGPWGLGLFQDLQTWQVFILAFGIWLLLSYFAAQWLKRFEQGPLEKLVSSLTRNR; this is translated from the coding sequence ATGGGATTGAACAGCGACCAAGGGGCTCGTGGAGAGTGGACTCAAGGATTTGCCAATGGTGCTGCAACCCTTCTTATCGCAGCTCTCTTTACTGGAAAGTTCTATCTACTTTTTTCATTTCTCTTTGGCTACAGCTCAAGTTATGTAATCAGAAACGATAGAGCCAACAGGCCTCGTTGGATTAAACGTTGCATTGTTCTCATAGTTTTTGGAGCACTTCACTTTACATTTCTTTGGCATGGGGACATCATCTTTCTTTACGGGCTTTTTGGCTTACTACTTACCTTTTTCTTCTTTAGGGCAGAGAAAACACTCAAGATTTGGTTCCGAATCATATTTTCTACTTCTACTATTTTTATCGTCCTCATTGGTGCATTGACCTTTATCTCTGAGTTCTTATTGGAGGAGGATCTTGGTACGAGCACAGTATCGACTCTTGATGAGATTCTTCAGGGTGGAACTTTCCTGGAGTCAATACCCGCACGGTTAGAAGTCTGGCTACTTAGCATTTCTGCAGGGATATTTCTTCAAGGTGGTTTGGCATTTGCAGCCTTCTTGCTTGGCGTGCGATTGGCACGCTCCAGTTTCCTATCGTCACCTCTAGATAAAGCTGCAAATTTAAAATTAATGAAAAAAGGTTTATTTCTTGGATTACCAATTCAAATTATTGCTGCAGTGATTCTTCTACGAAATGAGCAAGCGGCTGAGCCTTCCGAAAGCATCTACCTCATCTCACTTTTTGTCTCTTTTGTGACAGCTCCACTGCTTTCAATGTTTTATGTAGGACTAATTCGTAAGTTGGTCGAGGAGCGACCACGCCTAGTTTTATGGATGAAGCCAGCCGGAAAGATGTCATTGACTATCTATATTTCGCAATCAGTAATCACTTCGCTGATCTTTGGCCCTTGGGGTTTGGGTTTATTCCAAGATTTGCAAACCTGGCAGGTATTTATCCTTGCATTTGGAATTTGGCTACTTCTTTCTTACTTTGCAGCACAGTGGCTAAAGAGGTTCGAACAGGGACCTCTCGAAAAATTAGTCAGCTCACTCACTAGAAATCGATAG
- a CDS encoding DMT family transporter has translation MAWLAVITAGVLEVGFATMLKLSNNFTKTWPSIGFLIFASGSFSLLAWSLKVLPIGTAYAVWTGIGAAGTAILGMIFFKDPVSIARITAIAFIITGVILLNFSSTNH, from the coding sequence ATGGCATGGTTAGCAGTTATCACGGCAGGAGTGCTTGAAGTGGGTTTCGCGACGATGCTTAAGCTCTCAAACAATTTTACGAAAACTTGGCCAAGTATTGGGTTCTTGATTTTTGCTTCGGGCAGCTTTTCTTTACTCGCATGGTCCCTAAAGGTATTACCGATAGGAACGGCTTACGCCGTTTGGACGGGTATCGGCGCTGCTGGAACTGCAATCTTGGGAATGATCTTCTTCAAAGATCCAGTGTCCATAGCGCGAATCACAGCAATCGCATTCATTATCACGGGAGTAATTCTCCTGAATTTTTCAAGTACTAACCATTAA
- a CDS encoding DMT family transporter: MAWFLLSIAIVAEIAGTLFLKASDGLSKLWPSIGVAVGYVIAFSLMAISLKKLEVGITYAIWSGVGIMGAAIGGAIFFDQQLSRLNIIGMAIIIVGVVVMNLGGVGH; this comes from the coding sequence ATGGCCTGGTTCCTACTTTCAATTGCAATTGTTGCTGAGATAGCTGGAACGCTATTTCTGAAAGCTAGCGACGGGCTGAGCAAACTTTGGCCATCAATTGGTGTGGCAGTTGGTTATGTAATCGCCTTCTCACTCATGGCTATTTCCCTTAAGAAACTCGAAGTGGGTATTACCTATGCCATCTGGTCTGGGGTGGGAATTATGGGAGCTGCCATTGGTGGGGCAATTTTCTTTGATCAGCAACTTTCCAGATTAAACATTATTGGTATGGCAATCATCATTGTTGGCGTAGTAGTAATGAACCTAGGCGGAGTTGGTCACTGA
- a CDS encoding TipAS antibiotic-recognition domain-containing protein — translation MSLYEEEVQARWGDTDAYRQSTSKTSKYSKEDFAAAKVDQEAATELFVYAFGNSLAIDSPKTQEAVIAHRAAITKWFYDCSVEMQKNLAVMYVEDPRFKEYYDGRVKGLAQYVHDAIWAQ, via the coding sequence ATGAGTCTGTATGAGGAAGAAGTTCAAGCACGGTGGGGCGATACTGATGCCTATCGCCAATCAACGTCCAAAACCTCTAAATACTCAAAGGAAGACTTTGCTGCAGCAAAAGTAGATCAAGAAGCTGCAACTGAGTTATTTGTTTATGCCTTCGGCAACAGCCTTGCCATTGACTCCCCCAAGACTCAAGAGGCTGTCATTGCTCATCGGGCCGCAATTACGAAATGGTTTTATGACTGCTCAGTTGAGATGCAAAAGAACTTGGCAGTGATGTATGTAGAAGACCCACGATTTAAGGAGTACTACGACGGGCGTGTAAAGGGTTTAGCTCAATACGTCCATGATGCTATTTGGGCTCAGTGA
- a CDS encoding YciI family protein, producing MKFLVSVIDSQTRSPHTPQEIKAIDDFNDKLSAHGQRIFAGGLDSPASAIVFDNRNGANKSSEGPFISSDEFFSGFWIIEAESMEIAKELAAEGSRSCNRKVELRPLLG from the coding sequence ATGAAATTTCTAGTCTCAGTCATTGATAGCCAGACACGTTCGCCCCACACACCGCAAGAGATTAAAGCTATTGATGATTTCAATGACAAGCTCTCTGCCCACGGCCAGCGCATCTTTGCTGGCGGTTTAGATTCACCTGCTTCTGCAATAGTTTTTGATAATCGTAATGGCGCAAACAAAAGTAGCGAAGGACCATTTATTTCATCCGATGAGTTCTTTAGTGGCTTTTGGATCATTGAAGCAGAGTCAATGGAGATTGCTAAGGAACTTGCTGCAGAAGGCTCTAGGAGTTGTAATAGAAAAGTGGAGCTACGCCCATTACTGGGTTGA
- a CDS encoding MFS transporter has product MSMPAMTNREAIRVGLPIFITAINMRAGLTIMSPLYPILKEQYNLSSFQLSFLTSLSVLCFAGSAFLMPLVGKIGGTNKVIAWTLSVLSVAIFLRTVGNVPMLFISSITVGIAIAVLNFSLPVWVKENAPDHSGLLTGIYITIMGTFAALSVAVAVPLAQASAWGWRLSMMPWLVIGVISSGWWLLKISKSKESGHMEVSSKFHKALFRKSGAWSISIFFGLQSMLFYGTATWLPTILVSKGYTLSHAGLVVSITGFLGSAIGIAAPHYASKLKNMRMFLFWMGIMVALSFAALIFDSGWRLIIWLLISNVGLSVTFPLSLLLTVTRSIDAGETRSLSIMAQSIGYLMAAFAPGIVGAIFDSTLSWSAALLVPVALGIALAVVGYYAGKAEKIEI; this is encoded by the coding sequence ATGTCGATGCCAGCTATGACCAATCGTGAAGCGATTCGAGTCGGGCTACCTATCTTCATCACAGCAATCAATATGCGGGCTGGATTAACGATTATGAGCCCGCTCTATCCCATTCTTAAAGAGCAGTACAACCTGAGCTCTTTCCAACTCTCCTTTTTAACTTCTCTTTCAGTTCTTTGTTTTGCAGGAAGTGCTTTCTTGATGCCACTTGTGGGCAAGATTGGCGGAACCAACAAAGTAATTGCCTGGACTTTGTCGGTCTTATCAGTTGCCATTTTCCTTAGAACTGTTGGTAATGTGCCCATGCTATTTATCTCATCTATAACAGTGGGCATTGCCATTGCTGTTCTTAACTTCTCTTTGCCCGTGTGGGTGAAGGAGAACGCCCCTGATCACTCAGGGCTCTTAACTGGAATTTATATAACAATCATGGGCACATTTGCCGCTCTCTCTGTGGCAGTAGCTGTGCCACTTGCGCAGGCAAGTGCATGGGGCTGGCGCTTATCGATGATGCCTTGGTTAGTCATTGGTGTGATTTCATCTGGCTGGTGGTTACTGAAGATTTCAAAATCTAAGGAATCTGGGCACATGGAAGTGAGCTCAAAGTTTCATAAGGCTCTTTTTAGAAAATCAGGCGCGTGGAGCATTTCAATCTTCTTTGGTCTGCAATCCATGCTTTTCTATGGCACAGCAACATGGCTACCAACAATCTTGGTTTCTAAGGGTTACACCCTTAGCCATGCTGGTTTAGTTGTCTCTATTACTGGTTTTCTCGGCTCTGCTATTGGCATTGCAGCCCCGCACTATGCATCCAAATTAAAGAACATGCGCATGTTCTTATTCTGGATGGGCATCATGGTTGCACTTAGTTTTGCTGCGCTGATATTTGATAGTGGTTGGCGATTAATTATCTGGCTACTTATCTCTAATGTCGGACTCTCAGTCACTTTTCCTCTCTCTCTTTTACTCACAGTTACACGCAGTATTGATGCAGGGGAGACTCGATCACTTTCCATCATGGCTCAATCCATTGGTTATCTCATGGCCGCCTTTGCTCCTGGAATCGTTGGAGCAATCTTTGATTCAACCTTGAGTTGGAGCGCAGCATTGCTCGTGCCCGTTGCACTTGGAATTGCCCTTGCTGTGGTTGGCTACTATGCAGGAAAAGCCGAAAAGATAGAGATATAA
- a CDS encoding undecaprenyl-diphosphate phosphatase: MFESIVLGIVQGLTEFLPISSSAHQRIVGEFFSNAQDPGARFTAITQIGTELAVLIFFRNDIKNILLAWFNQAVMRKDLTSDQKPLARMGWLIIIGSLPIGILGYFGRDIITNDFRSLWLIASTLIIFGVILGLADHYGKKEKGLSELNVKHGILYGLAQSLALIPGVSRSGATIAMGRYLGYTREAALRYSFLLALPAVFGSGFYQLKDAFGSDASNVFTLPQTFIATAIAFVVGYAVIAWLLKFVTTKSFMPFIIYRIALGTTVLVLLGTGVINP; the protein is encoded by the coding sequence TTGTTTGAATCAATAGTTCTGGGGATCGTTCAAGGTCTGACAGAGTTTCTACCTATTTCATCTAGTGCCCACCAGCGAATTGTTGGAGAGTTCTTTAGCAATGCTCAAGATCCAGGTGCCCGCTTCACAGCAATTACCCAAATTGGCACAGAGCTAGCCGTTCTCATCTTCTTTAGAAATGACATCAAAAACATTCTTCTAGCTTGGTTTAATCAAGCTGTAATGCGCAAGGATTTAACGTCAGATCAAAAGCCATTAGCTCGCATGGGCTGGCTTATTATCATTGGTAGTTTGCCGATAGGCATTCTGGGTTATTTTGGTAGAGACATCATTACTAATGATTTCCGCTCACTTTGGCTCATTGCTTCAACCTTGATTATCTTCGGTGTGATTCTTGGTTTAGCCGATCACTATGGAAAGAAAGAGAAAGGCTTGAGTGAACTCAACGTTAAACACGGCATTCTTTACGGACTAGCCCAATCACTTGCTCTGATCCCAGGTGTTTCTCGTTCTGGTGCAACGATTGCGATGGGCCGCTACCTCGGTTACACCCGCGAAGCTGCGCTGCGCTATTCATTCCTCTTAGCTCTGCCAGCAGTCTTTGGCAGTGGCTTCTATCAACTCAAAGATGCTTTTGGTTCAGATGCTTCTAATGTTTTCACCCTGCCACAGACCTTTATTGCAACCGCAATTGCCTTTGTTGTTGGCTACGCCGTTATTGCCTGGCTACTCAAGTTTGTAACAACTAAGTCCTTTATGCCATTCATCATCTATAGAATTGCACTTGGAACTACAGTGTTAGTCCTGCTCGGCACAGGTGTCATTAATCCTTAA
- a CDS encoding metallopeptidase TldD-related protein, which produces MISAQDLIEKITSAATCDDCIVVVRDKTQANLRWAGSTLTTNGVIQERSVTVVAFVAVDGGMASGGVTRTDVSLADVPKLLEEAIAAAKASGPADDYAPLATNVSIGDWSGAHVPTGPEVFSTFAPALGDMFSRSVADKIELFGYSEHTNETTWVGSKGGLRLRKDSPVGRVEMTGKSHDRSRSTWAGVETRDFKDVSVANIDAQIRQRLTWQGTKVDLPAGRYDTILPSGSVADLFTYMMWVSTARDAHEGQSVFSKKGGGTRIGEKLSNVSLQFFTDPDFKQLPASNFVATAVSSPFSSVFDNGQPIKRVDWLKDGVLQSLVQTRATAKLTNLDFTPIGENLVMSVDGASGTLEDLVKKVDNGLLLTTFWYIRMVDPNSLLLTGLTRDGVYHVKGGEVVGATNNFRWNDSPVSALSRIAHAGASEWTQPREWAGDMSNMAVPPLVIKDFNMSTVSPGS; this is translated from the coding sequence ATGATTTCTGCTCAAGATCTAATTGAAAAGATCACATCGGCTGCAACTTGCGATGACTGCATTGTTGTTGTGCGCGATAAAACTCAAGCCAACCTACGTTGGGCTGGCAGCACATTAACTACTAATGGTGTTATCCAAGAGCGCAGCGTTACTGTTGTTGCATTTGTGGCCGTTGATGGTGGCATGGCATCTGGTGGTGTAACACGCACAGATGTCTCACTTGCAGATGTTCCAAAGCTTCTAGAAGAAGCAATTGCTGCAGCAAAGGCATCAGGTCCAGCCGATGACTACGCACCACTTGCTACAAACGTATCTATAGGTGATTGGTCAGGCGCTCACGTTCCAACAGGACCAGAAGTATTTTCAACTTTTGCTCCAGCGTTAGGAGACATGTTCTCTCGCTCAGTGGCAGATAAAATCGAACTCTTTGGATATTCAGAACACACCAATGAAACAACCTGGGTTGGATCAAAGGGTGGGTTGCGTTTGCGCAAGGATTCACCAGTTGGTCGCGTAGAGATGACTGGAAAGTCTCATGATCGCTCTCGCTCCACTTGGGCTGGTGTTGAAACTCGTGACTTTAAAGATGTCTCTGTTGCAAATATCGATGCACAGATTCGCCAGCGCTTAACCTGGCAGGGCACAAAAGTAGATCTTCCAGCAGGTCGCTATGACACCATCTTGCCTTCAGGTTCTGTTGCAGATCTCTTCACCTACATGATGTGGGTATCAACTGCTCGTGATGCCCATGAAGGTCAATCTGTGTTTTCTAAAAAGGGCGGCGGAACTCGCATCGGTGAGAAGCTTTCAAATGTTTCACTCCAGTTCTTTACCGATCCTGATTTCAAGCAACTTCCAGCATCTAACTTTGTGGCAACCGCTGTGAGCTCACCATTCTCATCTGTCTTTGATAATGGTCAACCAATTAAGCGCGTTGATTGGCTCAAAGATGGTGTTTTGCAATCTCTCGTTCAAACACGTGCAACGGCAAAGCTGACTAACCTTGATTTCACACCAATTGGCGAGAACCTTGTCATGAGCGTTGATGGAGCAAGTGGAACACTGGAAGACCTAGTGAAGAAAGTTGATAACGGACTTCTTCTTACAACCTTCTGGTATATCCGCATGGTTGATCCCAACTCACTACTTCTTACTGGCTTAACTCGTGACGGTGTTTATCACGTTAAGGGCGGCGAAGTAGTTGGTGCAACCAATAACTTCCGATGGAATGATTCACCGGTTTCAGCCCTCTCTCGCATCGCACATGCTGGTGCATCTGAATGGACTCAACCACGTGAATGGGCTGGCGATATGTCTAATATGGCAGTTCCACCACTAGTTATTAAAGATTTCAATATGTCTACGGTGAGCCCAGGAAGTTAA
- a CDS encoding TldD/PmbA family protein, which yields MNKNVDADFLALPLAAVSDAAISTAKDAGASHVDVRIERTRNGLLSLRDARPETQSDETNAGLGVRVIVNGAWGFASSPEISVDVAKKLALTAVAMAKTSKPLSTELVSLVTEPVYANQTWVSDYEIDPFSVSDSDKKDRLADLSNRLLKSANVNHTSAHTMFVKEQKHYADSYGTSTTQQRVRIQTQIEAISIGDHGFESMRTLAQPAGFGWEWMGNSHWKWDDEIAELPSLLAEKVAAPSVEPGRYDVLVHPSNLWLTIHESIGHATELDRAIGYEANYAGTSFATPDKLNTLQYGSKLMNVTGDRATPHGLSTVGFDDEGVAAQRWDIIKDGVLVGYQLDRRIAARVNRDRSNGCAFADSPAHVPIQRMPNVSLQPNPTGPTYDEMVASMEDGIIIKGDKSWSIDMQRYNFQFTGQQFHRVKNGKIVGQLKDVAYQATTTDFWGSMKVVGGPSTYVLGGAFNCGKAQPGQIAAVSHGCPAAIFDKVNILNTVAEAGK from the coding sequence GTGAATAAAAACGTTGATGCAGATTTCCTAGCCCTTCCACTAGCAGCCGTTAGTGATGCCGCGATTAGCACCGCAAAAGATGCCGGTGCATCCCATGTTGATGTGCGCATTGAGCGCACGCGCAATGGTTTGCTCTCGCTGCGTGATGCTCGTCCTGAGACACAAAGTGATGAGACCAATGCCGGTTTAGGTGTTCGAGTTATCGTCAATGGAGCGTGGGGCTTTGCTTCATCTCCTGAAATCTCTGTCGATGTTGCCAAGAAGCTGGCATTAACTGCAGTTGCCATGGCTAAGACATCAAAGCCACTCTCAACAGAGTTGGTTTCACTTGTGACAGAGCCTGTGTATGCAAACCAAACCTGGGTATCTGATTATGAAATCGATCCTTTCTCTGTCTCTGATTCAGATAAGAAGGATCGCCTAGCAGATTTAAGTAATCGCTTGCTCAAGAGTGCAAACGTTAATCACACATCTGCTCATACTATGTTTGTTAAAGAACAAAAGCACTACGCCGATTCATATGGCACCAGCACCACACAGCAACGTGTTCGCATTCAAACTCAGATTGAAGCAATCTCTATTGGCGATCATGGCTTTGAATCCATGCGCACCTTGGCACAGCCTGCCGGCTTTGGCTGGGAGTGGATGGGCAACTCCCATTGGAAATGGGATGATGAGATTGCAGAACTTCCTTCACTTTTGGCCGAGAAAGTTGCAGCTCCTTCAGTTGAACCTGGTCGCTATGACGTATTAGTTCATCCATCGAATCTTTGGTTAACAATTCACGAGTCAATTGGCCATGCAACTGAACTAGATCGAGCAATTGGTTATGAAGCTAACTATGCAGGAACATCTTTTGCCACACCAGATAAGTTAAATACGCTCCAATATGGCTCAAAGCTGATGAATGTCACTGGTGATCGCGCCACACCTCATGGCCTGAGCACAGTGGGCTTTGATGATGAAGGTGTTGCTGCCCAGCGCTGGGACATCATTAAAGATGGAGTTCTTGTTGGCTATCAGTTAGATCGCCGCATCGCTGCCCGCGTTAACCGCGATCGCAGCAATGGCTGCGCCTTTGCAGATTCTCCAGCTCACGTGCCAATTCAGCGCATGCCAAATGTTTCTTTGCAACCAAATCCAACAGGTCCAACCTATGACGAGATGGTTGCTTCAATGGAAGATGGAATCATCATTAAGGGTGATAAATCCTGGTCTATTGATATGCAGCGCTATAACTTCCAATTCACTGGTCAACAGTTCCACCGTGTTAAGAACGGCAAAATCGTTGGTCAACTCAAAGATGTTGCCTACCAAGCAACGACGACTGATTTCTGGGGCTCCATGAAGGTTGTTGGTGGACCTTCAACTTATGTTCTAGGCGGTGCCTTTAACTGCGGTAAAGCCCAACCAGGTCAGATTGCAGCGGTAAGTCATGGTTGCCCAGCGGCAATCTTCGACAAAGTAAACATTCTCAATACTGTTGCGGAGGCTGGAAAATGA